GCGCCCGACCGTCGCCGACGAAGAACGGGGCGACCACCAGGTGCAACTCGTCGGCGAGGCCGGCGGCGAGGAACTGGGCGTGCACCGTCCCGCCGCCCTCCACCATCAACCGCCGTACGCCTCGCGCGGCCAGGTCGGTCAGCAGCCAACCGGGGTCGACCGGGTCGCCCGCGTCCACCACGGTGGCCAGTCGGCCGACGCGTTCCTGAGTCTTCTCCAGCGCGCCGGTGGCGCAGTAGACGAGCCGAGCCGGATCGCCGGCGGTGAAGAACCGGGCGGTCGGGTCGAGGTCACCGCGGGCGGTCAGGGTGACCTTGGTGGGCGAGGCGGGCCGGCCACCCGCCACCCGCTCGGCCCGGCGGTTCGCCGAGCGCACCAGCAGCCGCGGATCGTCACGGCGGACGGTGCCGGCGCCGACCAGGATCGCGTCGCAGCTGGCCCGAACCCCGTCGACCCGG
The nucleotide sequence above comes from Micromonospora luteifusca. Encoded proteins:
- a CDS encoding RibD family protein; translated protein: MSCSTRPYVLLSCAASIDGYIDDASDQRLLLSNADDLDRVDGVRASCDAILVGAGTVRRDDPRLLVRSANRRAERVAGGRPASPTKVTLTARGDLDPTARFFTAGDPARLVYCATGALEKTQERVGRLATVVDAGDPVDPGWLLTDLAARGVRRLMVEGGGTVHAQFLAAGLADELHLVVAPFFVGDGRAPRFVGEGNFPWHPGRRARLAEARQIGDVVLLRYALSDRCTET